TGTGTCAGTGGTAGTATAGGTACCTGAACAGCTTTATGACTCTTACCTCAGGGCTCCTAAAAGCCTAGATGATAAAACACTTGATTAAAATAGGTTGAATATTGTACTCACTTATTGGTGGTCAGATCAAATGCTTCAACAGATGCAGTAAGGCCTTCCTCAGTGACACCACCTGCAATGACAATCTTGCCCTTATGGATGGCTGTTCCAAACATCGAACGAGGCACTTTCATTGGAGCCAGGTCTCTCCAGTCTCCTTTCTTGGGATTGTACACAAATAATCTATTAGTGCATTTCCTGGggagcaaaaagaaaactggTGATGATTTCTAATGAACTTTTGACTTGTTCCAAGTAGATCTAATTGAGGTAGACTGTagacctcttccctctcctggaGAATCCTTTCTTGTATCTACTCTGAAAATCCTTGCAATGTCTACAAAGCATTACTCACATCCATAGGACTAAATCAAATGTGGTTTACATTACACAGGGCAGCCATTTCACTGTACTTTTGAGGAGAAAGACAACATCCTTTCCGAGCATATTGTATTTAGATGGATTTGTAGAGGAATATATAGCAAAGGTCATGGAAAGATTATGATGGTGTTTTGGCTGTTATGACAAACCTTTATCTTAAATATCCCCtataaaacacttaaaaattacCACTCTATGTTCAGTGTGAGTGAAAACTTTTGTTATCCTAATGTCATACCCAGTAAGGTATAACAGGTTATCACAGGCCAGAAAATTGGAAAAACTGAGACTGTAATTCCAGGGCACCTAGGTATTTCTATCTGAAAGGAAAGAATACTTTCAGTGAAGGTCCTGATAGCTATGTATTACTAATTTGTCTGTAGTGTAAGTATAATTTGCCTTGGAAATAAGTATGGTTATTAAAATAGCAAGTTGGATTACAATTTATATGTAATTTACCTTATCACCAAAAAATACATCATACACACCATAACTTGTTCCTCTCTGCCAGACTGTTAGCAACCTTAATCCAGAGATGCAGAAATGGGAAGCCCTCATTTCTGAGTGTGAGGACATATTATCTATTTAAGGACCAAGAAGATAATGTTATTAATTGTCATAAAAAGACTTAGAGACTCACTTATCATCAGTTTTTCCACCAAGACAATATATCAATCCATTGTTTGAGATAGTTGCATGGCCATATACTTTGATGGGCAGTTTTTTGATCTCACCCCATTTCATTGCCCTGGAACAAGAAGATCACTGTTAGGTTTTTTTCAACTAACAATGGGCCATCTACATGTCCTCAGTGGGCATAATTAAATTTGAAACATACACAGGGTCATAGCACAATACTGAATCTAGTGACTCCTCAGTGCGAAGATCCTTGCCTGCTATTACATAGATCTTGTTGTCTGACTCTCCCAGCCCGAAGAGACACCTGGCTGACGGCAGTGGAGGAAGAGCAACCCACTCACCAGCAATGCTATCCAGCTGAAAGAGCATCAGAACAGGAAGGGTTaggaaaggcaaaggaaaaaaatccacacaatgAATATTGTTCCACAGAATTTATCTACTGGCACTCAGTGTCTCTCAACAGCAAATCTGCTTGCCTGAACAATGTGCCCTTCCCTCAGTGCACCTAATGAATGATGTCTTCTACCCACCCATGCTTCATTGTGCTGAGATCTAGCAGAGTCAATGCCATACAACTCTCTTTATGTCTGCACACCCTCACTGTTTCCTTGCCTTTTTATTAAGCTCTTCTTCCTTACACAAAGATCCCTCACTCTCCGTTCCCTATCTTGTTGGAAAGAACAAGTGATTCTTCTTCCTGCCCGAGGGAGCAGCCACTCCTGCAGTTCCACACCTGTATGTTTAGCTGGTTGTGCTCATCACTACAGCGAGGTGCCAGACAGCTTACACGGTTCTTACTGATCAGGAGTCATCACATGGCAAATGGCACAGATGTTTCTCTTGCAATCCCTAAGGCAACAGATGTGCGTTTCATCACAAATGCCCTCAAAAGTTCATGAGATCTCTGAAGACACAAAAACCACATCACTCTTAAGCAAAATAGGAAATCATTGCAGCTCCCTTGGCAATAATATTGATGCCATTTCTACTGTAGTATTCTCAGGGCTCTCAATTAATTAACATCCAGTATGCTGAAAACACCTAAGGAGAAGCAGAGGGCAGCAGTAGGAGGACAGATGGCAAAATAAACCAGGACTTTCCTAGAACTGTGGtgcttattttttgttttaatctgaGAATTTGTGATTGAACCTGAATTACCTCTAACATTGAAAAAGAACTGTTTTCTCAGACCTACTGCATATAGATTTGCTGGACATTGGTATAGGAAGGGAGGGTAAGATAGGAGTTTGTGTGAATGTAAAGGCATTTgataaaaagtaaaagaaagttCAGTCAAAATAAAGTTCAGGATTTAGCTGGTGACATTCTTCTCCCAGAAGTAAGTTCCACAGTCAAGATTTCCATGCTCAATGCATCTCCCAAATTTGACAGACCACTCCTGTTGGACAGAAAGTTTTACTGCAACAGTGAAATGTAGTTCATGGACATGGATTTCCCCAGTAGCTGCATCTGGGTGGGGTAATGAGAAGATGTACCCCTCAGAGATCACAGCTTACTTCATAAGTCTTCAAGATGAGATATCTACTGCTGATAGGGCATCAACTTGTCATGCATTTTCAAGCCAGAGGCAGCCTTGTTTTCTCCCAGGTTGCAAGCTACCAAATACAATGCTTCACTGGTGGAAAAAGGAAGATCAGCAAGTGAAAATTGGTTTGGCACTGCATTAATattttggagagaaaaacagCCACATGGGTAATGCAGACAAGTATTGTAACTATAGGGAATAGCAGCAGTAAGCAAGCTTAAAGATGACATGATTTCAGGAAACAGATGTCGACATATAAAGTAAAATTTCAGGAAACAGATGTCGACatataaagtaaaattttgAAATCTTCATCTAGTTTTAGTATCGCTCTTGAGGTTTAGTTTCTCAGAGGCCCCTTTGTAGTAGCCTGAGACTTATTCAGTTCTGGACTAAATACACATTACTACATCAATATGTTATTTCTATTGGAAGAATATTTCTGTAACAAGTTTTTCACTTCAGTGATTAGTGTTTTACACCTACATAAGGAAATGAAACAGTGTTAGTCCCTCCCCTACAAAGACTTCCCTCTCATCAACATAACAAATGTCTGAAACCAAATCTTTTATTGTGTGTGAAATGAGTGAGCCATACTCCTATAaacaatatttgcattttttaatatctaaacACTTCAAAATTCTATCACTGCTTATTACTGTGCTTTATTTCATATTGAAACAGGACTTACTTTTACTCTTTTAGGCCAGTGTGCGTAAAGAGAGGATGTGGCCAGCAGCATATTGCATAATTcagcacaaaataatttaaatatacacCAAAGCATGTAGCTAAAAACACAACAGACTTAGTTTATGGTATAAGCACGACAAACTGCATTTCTGCtaattttcctgaaatacaTTGTGGAGTTACAATTAGTATTAATCAGCCTTATATTATACAGATTTACAAAGATGTACAATTACACTCAGTTGAAACATGGTATTTAATGTACTGACACTAACAgtttgctgagaaaaaaaaccttctgcctctaaattacatatttatatgGCCCTTAGGCTTTCAAATGTAGATATAACACAAAGGACTTCTGCAATTTTAGTGGCAGAAATTGCACTTAAAATACACACATTACTGCTGTCATGAAAGTATTTCAGatgcaaaaaagaaagacatCAGATCTAAACCAGCTAAAGCACTCCAACTTTCATCAGagttaataaaaatatacaaaaattattttacaaaaatattattagacCTAAATTTAGACATCTGTACAATGAAAAATCTGGGCCTTAATGAAAACCAGTGCCTAGACAGAATatactaatatttttaatattttctgagaTCTCACCAGGGGTTAATCTTGAAAAAGAAGATGCAAGGCTCTCAGTTTCATTTCTATCTCTGAGACAAAAATAACTCTCTCTAGACACTTCTCTCCATCACCATACAAAGACACTAGACTTGCAGAGACGCAGAACACTTTTCAGTAACCCTTATAAAGCACCTATTATTATATCAAAAATTATAAAGCTTGTACCTGGAAGAAGTATGACTGGAAAGGCTGATCCTTGTTCTCCTCTTCCACATAGAGTCCTCCAACAATATAGACCTGATTTTGTTTGGTGACTATACTGGAATGATTTCTGGGAATCTGTTCTGCGAGAGCTGCTAGGTAGCATTCATTTTCAAGAGGATCATAAGCTACTGCAGCAGTGTCATTAACCAGAAGAATCAGGTCTTTGACGAACATGCCATGCCTGGGAAGGTCATTTAGGTAGCCAGGCAGTAAATCTTCATCTCCTACATCGCCATTCACCTCCCCTTTGGTTGACTTTTCCGTGCTTTTGCTAGAGTCAGGCAGTTTTCCAGCAAAAGCATCCTTAATAATCTTAACTTTTTTCTGAAGATCTGAGTTGCTTTTAATTATATCATCTTTCTCAACCtgttctttgaaatatttttctggcaTTAGACGAAAACGTATGCAGTCAAAAATTTCCCCCAGGCTCTTTACTCTGTTCTCCTTGTCTGTTCGGACCCATCTCATTACTGCTTCAAATACCAGTTCTTCCTTCTCTACGTTTAAACTGTCAGGTGAAATAACTGAGATAAGTTCATGAGGGGCAAGCTGCATGAAGTCCTCTTCTTTGCAGATCTGCACAAAATGATCTGAAACAAAATCACGGGCAGAAAATGCAAGTCTTGGGCAATCAAGCAGAACACCTAGCCGAAGGATGGCCAGACAGTTACCAACAGCCAGCCTCTTCTGAAGGTAGGAGACACACACAGTGAATACAGAAGGGATCTGAAAGCGGCTGGCCAAAGCAAAAATATCTTGCACATTAGAATCATTGAGATCAATACTTGCTGAATAAAGGTATTTGACAATCATATCCAGGATGTTGGGGTCAACATTATCTAGAActacttccttctttttctcttcattttgctCAGATAAGAAATACTCACGAAAATAAGGGCTACATGCCGACAGAATCAATCTGTGGCAAGGTAGGCTTCTGTCACCAGCTTTTAGAGAGCAATCTACAAACTTTTTCTCTTCAAGGAGTTCCTTGAGGCCATCCTGAAGGAGAGTGGATTGGTAAAGTCTGAGCTCTTCAGTGAGTTCCCTTTGGGAATCCATTTTGCAAACACttgggaaaggggagggagtAGAAAGCTTTAGCTGTTGTCTGCCCAAAGGCTGTTGTCTGTAAAAAAGGCAGACCAATGTGCTTTTTGCCCTGCTTGAAGCCTCTGCAACTTAATCTCACTAGCTAAATATAGGTACATACTCTTACAGGTCGGAATTTGGGATGGACGGTTTGGAAAAACAGAGTTGCTCTTGCAGCTGTCAAAGACTGAAAGAAGCAACTGCTGCTCTTAGTCACTATGGTCAGGTTTTGCCATCACCCTCCACATTGAATCAGTAAGATTATGTGCAATGTAATAAATTACTTGACATGAGTAAGGACAGCAGAATCTGACCCTCAGTGAGACAGCTATGAGCAAGATTGCACAGATACATGTTACTAAAtattctgaaacagaaatattattaaTCGAGTTGTCAGTTTTTACTGCTGTTCACTTTTTCAGAGTTGCTTAATACAGCTCATTGCTGCAGTCATAAGGATAGTAAAAAACTCCGTAACTTTGTATTGATTGCCCTTGCTCtaagattatttttatacataACCATATCACATATACAACTTCTTCAGATATTAAGGCCTTGAAATTTTGGGCTGCTTCTTAATATCCATTTGGTTTTAAACCAAACACTACTGTTTAGACATAAAATATGTGTTATTTCAGGTAAAGTTTTGCTTTCCAAATAATTCAAATTGAAGTCTCCACCCATATGGTAAAGTGTTCTTTGAATGTAATGGAAACAGGGTCAAAATACAACGACTTGAATGCAAGATTTAAaacaatatataatattatcAAAGTTTATTGAAGTAGTGACTGCTTTTCAATATAAGtagtatttcattaaaatacataCTTTGAAAGATTTTCTACAAACACCAGTATTACATTCACACCACAGTTACTTTAACAGTCAGCTGCTAAAACAACAGCTGAGAGGACAGCTCATTTGACTTTTTCCATTTATAGAAAACAGCACAGAGGTTTTATCTCACTAGGAAACGTAACAGCTGCGTCTCCCTTTAAACAATAAATGACTAATTTGTCTATAACACATAACATCATAAAAGGTCTAATGACTCACACACAGAAGCTATTTGCATGTGCCCTGTTTTCTAGATCATTGCTTTAAAAAGTGCTctagcaaaaacaaacaactgtaTGAGGATATCTGGATTACTAATAATTAAATACTTGGAATAGTACATGCTGAACATTTAGCAAAATTATGAAATACGAAAGCTATTATTTGGAACAGAGTTGCTTTTGCTTAAAGCTATCAATAACACAGCCAATCTGCCTACATACAAAATGTTCTATGTATGATGGTATTTCTGTGTTGCAAATCATTAAACAAGTGATGGAAATTTAATTCAAACATAATCATTATGGGAAAGTACATCACTCTGTATAAATACATGAATACTTGAAACTGAGCATCAAACTGCATACCTCACACTGCCCTGTCTCAGACAGTGATCTCCAtgtgcagaaaaagaggaggGTTCTTTTTCTGACAGAGTGCTGTGTAAAATGGCAAGCAGTGCCTGGTCCTGGCAGCCAAAGGGCAATCCATAAACACAGAAGCCATGAAGTTATGAAAAAAATGGTGTCTACCTGCCATAAAATGGTGTCTGAAACACCATGGCCGAATTTGTGTTGTCaggggagggagaaagaggaCAATCCTGAAAACAGCGGAGGTTACAAATGTGTCAAATGGCActcccaggtgcccccagtGTGACAGGCAGAGGGAATTCGCAGGTCAGTACAGCCGTGACCGGGGCCTGCAGGGGGCAGCGCTTCCCGCGGCAGCGGCGCCCCGCCCGCCTGCCTCGGAGCGGCCCTCCTCCCACTGCTTAGACAGGCACGCGGGAAATGCAAAGCTCTTAAGCATACAAGGTTTTTGAGTAACCTTTCTTTAtgacagagcctgagggctTATTATATAATATTTGCCTGCTCTTTAGCTTTGGTATGTTCTTTCTCTGCTACTCTGATATTTCTAAATTATCTTCTACAGATCTAAATCCAGCAAGACCCAAGAGTTTTTCCCTGCTTAGGAAACAAACGTGGCAATCTAAATCAGGTCATTACTTCCCAGAGTCCCTGGAGTGTGAATCCATCCTTTAGCTTCTCTATTGCAAGTCccagttcttctgaaaaaacagGCTCCCGATCATGTTGCTTTTTGAATACATGACatatgagagaaaataaaataaagcagaaggtACTTATTAATTTCATTATCCCATTTTATCAACATGAATTTGTAGTATGAAAGAGTATCTCCTTACCTTGTTTTCATCAGCAAAGTAAgcctgcaaaggaaaacaaaaaagaacctTGAAAACAGAAGTCTAAAAACTACAACTGGTAATAATTCCTTGGGGTCAAAACTGTATTGGGTAGGTCTTCCACAAGAATCCAGTCTATATGGGTTTTACTTctatgttaaaataatttacaaaaggGTTCTAACAGGAGTTTCTGTTTTGGATAACAGATTAGATACTACTGGATTATGgtctttttcattaaataccAACCTTTGAAATTTCCATCATaataaagactttttaaatGGCAACATTTTTGTATTACATTTGTTACACTGACAAACACTTTATAGGGAATGTTAATATGAAGACAAACTGACAGCTTCCTGGTATTTTTTTGCCTCATGTGCAGCAGCTTTTACTATTCAACATCAAAAACTAGCTTAAAATGTATAATATCAAAATTCAGTTGACATCATACTCAATCTAAGAAAAGAACATAGAGTAATAGAACTCCATAAACAAAGATGTGGGAAAGAGATACCATCTTTCCTAATCTGTGTGGGTGGAAATTAAGGCTCAAACTCTTAGGGGTATCAGAGCTCCGAAAATATCCACACTCTAGAAATCTCTGGACCCAGTAGGTTCTAGATCTTATTTACCAAAAAGAGCCCAGTCTTGCTTCACCTGCCCCCGTGGACTGGTGTGGCGCAGCAAAGAAAGTGTATTCCTGCAGCATCAAGTATTGTGGAATACTGGTGTGTAGCCATTCCTTGggtcctgggcaacctgtgtcTCTACAACAACAACCTTCTAACCATTTTCAGCTTCCAGTTTTTGTTTGAGAATATAAAAGCACAGTTATTTAATTCAGGCGACAAAGGCACCAATAGAGCAAACACATCTCCATTGAAGGAGAAGTTAGGTCTTCAAATATGCTGAAGACTGaataaaaatgtgcaaaaatgaaaagaaataagcCAAAAAAGCtaggaaagagggaaaggaaaaaacaagacCTTATCTGTGTTAATAAGAGGCTGCAAAATTAAAAGGAGTGGAAATAACATTCTTGCTAGGACTGTTAATTTACCAAATTTCAGAGATTGGTCAATGCATCAAGGCTAACACTTGAAAACATGTGCCATCTACCCTTGCAGTCAATCATGGAACCAAGTGTTACTGGGTTGCACACTAAGTTTGGAAATTCATTGAAAGAGGGTCAATCAAGCAACgtaatgcattttaaagtaaattttccCAAAATACTGGGAGACATAATAATGTGAAATTATTGCTGCCTTTCTATTAATATTCCAAGTTTGAATCTTAGATGAATGTTGAGCATACAGATATCAACACCAATTCATCTGCTTTAAGAGAAGGcaaattattgttttaatatAATGTATCTGATTATATTGTACTGCTGATTTTCAAGCTATTCCCGATTTTAATGTGTTGAGAAACTACAtacaactatttttttaaatatctactACTATTTATTATGAATAATAGTTtgttcttaaattaaaaattcatataCAGAATAAATTCCTGTAATAATCAGGATGTTTTAAATATAGAAAGTACAGTTGCAGTGTATCTTTAACAGAGGATTACAGCTGTACATTGCTTAAATCTGAATAATCAAACAAGAATGAttctgtttttctgggttttttgtggaGCTGCTTACCACAAAAGCATCTGTATGTTCATCAGCTTCTATTTCCACATCATCTGGAACCTGCTCCACTGTTAGATCTTCAAGGGGTTGAGGCTGCAAATTATAACATTGTAGTAAGTAAATTCACATATCTAGtatgtttaatatatttttgttattgttaaCATAGTATTGTacctaatttaaaataaataaatggagtaccttttcttccatttcataATCCACTCCAAATATAGGATTAGCTGAATAAACTTTGTGAAGTGAATTAATCTCTTTCACTGCCTCCTGTAGTTTCTCTACAGGGTCTATTTTAAAACCAAGTACATATCCTCCACTCTatataacagagaaaaaagacaaCATCTGTTTATTAgtcttattttttaaaccattttttctccttgataGTGATTTCCAGTTTAATGATAGCAATTTTCAGGTTGCTGAGAAAACTTGAATCATaggtaaaataaaaacaatggcAATGCTTCTCTATGAGGTAGATAACCTTTAAACAGTTAGCCCATTACATAAAAGGGGAGCAAACTCCTTATACAGAAAACCACAAGCAAACAAGGGTGGGACAAATTCAGAAGTGATATTAATGATTTATTCCCAGCCACTAAGCAAATGTTGAGTCTGTTAGGTCTTGATGCTGTTATTAAAGAAGGTTTCAGATAcatagaaataatgaaaaatatttaaaagagtGGTCTTAACTAAGTACAGAATTAATTAGATCCCAAAGATAATCTGTCAGAAGACAGTGTATTTGACAGTTATAAGCTAGTCATGCTGGCCTATTGTTGCTTTGC
The Vidua macroura isolate BioBank_ID:100142 chromosome 7, ASM2450914v1, whole genome shotgun sequence DNA segment above includes these coding regions:
- the KLHL41 gene encoding kelch-like protein 41, translated to MDSQRELTEELRLYQSTLLQDGLKELLEEKKFVDCSLKAGDRSLPCHRLILSACSPYFREYFLSEQNEEKKKEVVLDNVDPNILDMIVKYLYSASIDLNDSNVQDIFALASRFQIPSVFTVCVSYLQKRLAVGNCLAILRLGVLLDCPRLAFSARDFVSDHFVQICKEEDFMQLAPHELISVISPDSLNVEKEELVFEAVMRWVRTDKENRVKSLGEIFDCIRFRLMPEKYFKEQVEKDDIIKSNSDLQKKVKIIKDAFAGKLPDSSKSTEKSTKGEVNGDVGDEDLLPGYLNDLPRHGMFVKDLILLVNDTAAVAYDPLENECYLAALAEQIPRNHSSIVTKQNQVYIVGGLYVEEENKDQPFQSYFFQLDSIAGEWVALPPLPSARCLFGLGESDNKIYVIAGKDLRTEESLDSVLCYDPVAMKWGEIKKLPIKVYGHATISNNGLIYCLGGKTDDKKCTNRLFVYNPKKGDWRDLAPMKVPRSMFGTAIHKGKIVIAGGVTEEGLTASVEAFDLTTNKWEIMPEFPQERSSISLVTLSGALYAIGGFAMIQLESKEFAPSEVTDIWKYDDEKKEWVGILKEIRYATGASCLATRLNLFKLSKL